The following proteins are co-located in the Herpetosiphon gulosus genome:
- a CDS encoding sigma-70 family RNA polymerase sigma factor: MALIQRLVAETTPFDQQTRDDHRDVALAVAGDHEAFLRLYQRYITPVYRFLMARLQQHHDAEEVAALAFERAWQSLAQFKPNGPFVGWLFTIVRRCLVDFYRRGQRSRQQTQLSAELASQQASPELTMLELEQQRLLHQALAQLTPEQQELLQLRFFAQLPYATIAQILGKREAAVKMAAYRALEQLKRRLTDDQSI; encoded by the coding sequence ATGGCATTGATCCAGCGGCTCGTTGCAGAAACAACGCCATTCGATCAGCAAACTCGTGATGATCATCGTGATGTGGCGTTGGCAGTGGCGGGCGATCATGAGGCCTTTTTGCGCTTGTACCAACGCTATATCACGCCTGTTTATCGGTTTCTGATGGCCCGTTTGCAACAGCACCACGATGCTGAGGAAGTTGCGGCGCTAGCCTTCGAGCGAGCTTGGCAGAGCCTTGCTCAATTCAAGCCCAATGGGCCATTTGTTGGCTGGCTATTTACGATTGTGCGGCGCTGTTTGGTCGATTTCTATCGGCGAGGCCAACGAAGTCGCCAGCAAACCCAATTATCAGCTGAATTGGCGAGCCAGCAAGCTTCGCCCGAATTAACTATGCTTGAGCTTGAACAACAGCGTTTATTGCATCAAGCCCTAGCCCAACTTACCCCTGAACAGCAAGAGTTGCTTCAACTGCGCTTTTTTGCCCAATTGCCTTATGCCACAATTGCCCAAATTCTGGGCAAACGCGAGGCTGCGGTCAAAATGGCCGCCTATCGAGCGCTTGAACAACTCAAACGGAGGCTCACCGATGACCAATCAATCTGA
- a CDS encoding metallophosphoesterase family protein has product MPRWALLADVHGNRLALAAVLTDLGQRKVDQIINLGDSVYSVLQPRWCAEQLAQVANISISGNQDRILFEDVAPEQQNLSYRFVQADLGPNERNWLANQPATAIVDDIFCCHGTPSSDTTYLLEHVTPHGVLLHSEKAICVAIQGISQSLIVCGHSHIARTVQLSNGQLIVNPGSVGIPAYNDDQPYPHIMEAGSPHARYAIVERNAQGWQVEHYAIGYAWQQAAATAQRNGRENLARWLQTGRAQLDD; this is encoded by the coding sequence ATGCCACGCTGGGCACTTTTGGCCGATGTTCATGGCAATCGCTTGGCTTTAGCCGCTGTTTTGACTGATCTTGGTCAGCGTAAGGTTGATCAGATAATCAACCTCGGTGATAGTGTGTATAGCGTGTTGCAGCCACGCTGGTGCGCTGAACAACTAGCCCAAGTTGCCAACATCTCAATCAGTGGCAACCAAGATCGCATCCTGTTTGAGGATGTTGCACCAGAGCAACAAAACCTGAGTTATCGCTTTGTTCAGGCTGATTTAGGCCCAAACGAGCGCAATTGGCTTGCCAACCAGCCAGCCACAGCGATTGTTGATGATATCTTTTGCTGCCACGGAACACCAAGCAGCGACACCACCTATTTACTGGAGCATGTCACACCGCACGGGGTATTGCTGCATTCTGAGAAAGCAATTTGCGTCGCAATTCAAGGCATCAGCCAATCGCTGATCGTTTGTGGTCATAGCCATATCGCCCGCACCGTGCAGCTTAGCAACGGCCAGTTGATCGTCAACCCAGGCAGCGTTGGCATCCCTGCGTATAATGATGACCAGCCTTATCCACATATTATGGAAGCAGGCAGCCCGCATGCCCGCTATGCGATCGTCGAACGCAACGCCCAAGGCTGGCAGGTGGAGCATTATGCGATTGGCTACGCTTGGCAACAGGCCGCCGCTACTGCTCAGCGCAATGGCCGTGAAAATTTGGCTCGTTGGCTGCAAACAGGCCGCGCCCAGCTCGATGATTAA
- a CDS encoding DUF3226 domain-containing protein: protein MGQINLILVEGSNDKFILIELIKRKLNSTINNPSQDDHDKALIIKHNDTRLRIEQSGSKEKVIHNLEFIFSGFNDSQQQTHDKIAIIEELRVRLMQQDDENDDIVIGLILDADKDAQKTYAQVHTILAETYTDVAPIIPVEGLVLHAVDQPRIGVWIMPNNRDQGTIEDFFISLIRPDDALWQEVQHTISAVREKADLRSLMFTEKDLRKAQIFTWLAWQKNPVVQMSKAIERNHAALDLERESVALFINWIKRLFNLPDSA from the coding sequence ATGGGACAGATTAATTTAATTCTGGTTGAGGGCAGCAACGACAAATTTATTTTGATCGAATTAATCAAGCGTAAACTTAACTCAACCATCAATAATCCAAGCCAAGACGATCATGATAAAGCATTAATTATTAAACATAATGATACCCGTTTACGTATTGAACAATCGGGCAGTAAAGAAAAAGTTATCCACAATTTAGAATTTATATTCAGTGGTTTTAATGATAGCCAGCAACAAACCCACGATAAAATCGCAATTATCGAAGAATTACGGGTTCGTTTAATGCAACAAGATGATGAAAATGATGATATTGTGATTGGCTTAATTCTTGATGCCGATAAAGATGCTCAAAAAACCTATGCTCAAGTCCATACGATATTAGCTGAAACGTACACTGATGTAGCTCCAATCATTCCCGTCGAGGGTTTAGTGCTGCACGCCGTTGACCAACCACGCATCGGCGTGTGGATTATGCCAAATAACCGCGATCAAGGCACAATCGAAGATTTTTTTATCAGCCTGATTCGGCCTGATGATGCGCTCTGGCAAGAAGTTCAACACACAATCAGCGCTGTCCGTGAAAAAGCCGACTTAAGATCGCTTATGTTTACTGAAAAGGATTTACGTAAAGCCCAAATATTCACATGGCTGGCTTGGCAGAAAAATCCAGTCGTCCAAATGAGCAAAGCCATAGAGCGCAACCACGCAGCTTTAGATTTAGAACGTGAATCGGTTGCATTATTTATCAATTGGATCAAACGGTTGTTCAATTTACCTGATTCAGCTTAA
- a CDS encoding AAA family ATPase, with the protein MSNELQLKSLIIQNFRGFENFQINQLGRVNLIVGKNNVGKTSLLEAILLYANRGSGVTIYDILKDRDEHRLLGSMQDDESSYEEFFALKNLFFGREDFTDSTKTIVIGEDTQKNLSLKAQWYQRQINDDDIPISTPIKFEDISSSENPFPGINLRINNGKGMIYSRIDRYNRRISRIINDSLEINCNIIYSNKIDPQQLGKWRDISLIDGLESNVIEALKIIEPDVNSINMVNYRNNDKNTRQPSSYPIPIVKLNRYDKFIPLKSLGDGINRIFALILALVNSKNGVFIIDEIENGLHYSIYPDVWKLIFKLAETLNVQVFATTHNKECLNAFNKTNKNQTAQSGRLIRLGRKKGKIVATEYNQKDMQVILERDIEVR; encoded by the coding sequence ATGTCTAATGAACTTCAACTTAAATCACTCATCATTCAGAATTTCCGGGGATTTGAAAACTTTCAGATTAACCAACTTGGTCGGGTAAACCTGATTGTTGGTAAAAATAATGTTGGTAAAACCTCTCTCTTAGAGGCAATCTTGCTCTATGCCAATCGTGGCTCAGGCGTAACTATTTATGATATTTTAAAAGACCGCGATGAGCATCGTCTTTTAGGTAGTATGCAAGATGATGAATCCAGCTATGAAGAGTTTTTTGCACTAAAAAATCTTTTTTTCGGAAGGGAAGATTTTACTGACTCGACTAAAACTATAGTTATTGGAGAGGATACTCAAAAAAATTTATCTCTTAAAGCACAATGGTATCAAAGACAAATTAATGATGATGACATTCCTATAAGTACACCAATAAAATTTGAAGATATCTCTTCAAGTGAAAACCCATTTCCAGGAATTAATCTTAGAATCAATAATGGAAAAGGCATGATATATAGTAGAATAGATAGGTATAATAGAAGAATCTCAAGGATAATTAATGATTCTCTAGAAATTAATTGTAATATTATTTATTCAAATAAAATCGATCCACAGCAACTAGGAAAATGGAGGGATATAAGTCTAATCGATGGTTTAGAATCTAATGTTATAGAAGCATTAAAAATAATAGAGCCAGATGTAAATTCCATAAATATGGTTAACTATCGAAATAATGATAAAAATACACGCCAACCATCTTCTTATCCTATACCTATCGTAAAACTCAATAGATATGATAAATTTATACCTCTAAAAAGTTTAGGTGATGGTATTAATAGAATATTTGCATTAATTTTAGCATTAGTGAATTCAAAAAATGGGGTTTTTATTATTGATGAGATTGAAAATGGTCTACATTACTCAATCTATCCTGATGTATGGAAATTGATTTTCAAGCTGGCTGAAACCTTGAATGTTCAAGTATTTGCAACAACCCATAATAAAGAATGTTTGAATGCCTTTAATAAAACTAACAAAAATCAGACGGCTCAATCAGGGCGATTAATTCGCTTGGGTCGTAAAAAGGGCAAAATCGTTGCAACTGAATACAATCAAAAAGATATGCAAGTGATCCTCGAACGTGATATTGAGGTACGCTAG
- a CDS encoding histidine phosphatase family protein, producing the protein MPDPRGLRLLLARHGATAWNEAGRYQGRADEGLSQRGQAQATQLGQWLVEETPEIVLHSGARRTAETLARALPQHQAISDPRWREIDHGAWEGLTYRQVLDQAPEQARAHWNDPLHIPAPQGETLLAVAERVQTATNDLIANYAGRSVLLVAHATSLQVLCCQLFQTPLKLYWQWKFDLGSLSCLELYQSGTIINWLNRGYTRPASC; encoded by the coding sequence ATGCCCGATCCACGTGGCCTGCGTTTGCTGCTAGCCCGCCATGGTGCGACCGCCTGGAACGAAGCGGGACGCTACCAAGGTCGTGCTGATGAAGGGCTAAGCCAGCGCGGTCAGGCTCAAGCTACCCAGCTTGGGCAGTGGCTTGTTGAAGAAACCCCCGAAATTGTGCTTCACAGTGGCGCACGTCGTACAGCCGAAACGCTGGCGCGTGCGCTGCCGCAGCATCAAGCAATCAGCGACCCTCGCTGGCGCGAAATTGATCATGGCGCATGGGAAGGCCTGACATATCGCCAAGTTTTAGATCAAGCTCCTGAGCAAGCCCGCGCCCATTGGAATGATCCCCTGCATATTCCGGCCCCCCAAGGCGAAACCCTGCTTGCTGTAGCTGAACGAGTCCAAACCGCCACCAACGATCTGATTGCAAACTATGCTGGACGTTCTGTCCTACTGGTTGCCCATGCTACTAGCCTGCAAGTGTTATGCTGCCAATTATTTCAAACTCCCCTCAAGCTTTATTGGCAATGGAAATTCGACCTGGGCAGCCTTTCGTGCCTCGAACTCTACCAAAGTGGCACGATCATCAACTGGCTCAATCGCGGCTACACCCGCCCTGCTAGCTGCTAG
- a CDS encoding aminotransferase class I/II-fold pyridoxal phosphate-dependent enzyme: MTLIETVDAAHYFEPKSPELSSQSISAMARGMVGSEILRIAGNVRTLQAQGRTVCNFTVGDFAPSQFPIPEALRDAAIESYSAGRTNYPPAEGVMALRKAVLNHYEHRLGLRYPLESIQIISGARPGLYAAYGVLIDPGETVVYPVPSWNNNHYAYLCGSKAIEVPTRPEDGFLPTAELLAPFIQEARLISINSPLNPAGTMISPEELRKISELIVNENTRRKELGLRLLYLVYDQIYWELQLGDIRHVTPVEVMPEMSAYTIFIDGISKSWSATGLRVGWVVAPPHITDRIKAFLNHVGAWAPHPEQEATAHILNSIDVLDNFYAHMHNEVRARLNLIYNAVQEMKAAGLPVDAIAPQGAIYLSTQFDLVGKSLDGMPITSNAQIGDILLEQAGVALVPFQAFGLRQETGWMRLSVGAVSIADVEQCIPRMRAILERVK; this comes from the coding sequence ATGACACTGATTGAAACGGTTGATGCCGCTCACTATTTCGAGCCAAAATCACCCGAACTGAGCAGCCAATCGATCTCCGCAATGGCGCGTGGCATGGTTGGTTCTGAAATTTTGCGAATTGCCGGTAATGTCCGCACGTTGCAAGCCCAAGGCCGCACAGTCTGTAATTTCACCGTCGGTGATTTTGCGCCTTCCCAGTTCCCAATTCCTGAAGCGTTGCGCGATGCAGCGATTGAATCATATAGCGCTGGCCGCACCAATTACCCACCAGCCGAAGGCGTGATGGCCTTGCGCAAAGCTGTGCTCAACCACTACGAACACCGTTTGGGGTTGCGCTATCCCTTAGAAAGCATTCAAATTATTTCGGGCGCACGGCCAGGTCTCTACGCAGCCTATGGCGTATTGATCGATCCAGGCGAAACGGTGGTCTATCCCGTGCCATCGTGGAACAACAATCACTACGCCTATCTCTGTGGCTCCAAGGCGATTGAAGTGCCAACTCGCCCTGAAGATGGCTTCTTGCCAACCGCCGAACTGCTTGCGCCATTCATCCAAGAAGCACGCTTGATCTCGATTAACTCGCCGCTCAACCCAGCAGGCACGATGATCTCGCCTGAGGAATTGCGCAAAATTAGCGAGTTGATTGTTAACGAAAATACGCGCCGCAAAGAGCTTGGTTTGCGCTTGCTCTATTTGGTTTACGACCAAATTTATTGGGAATTACAGCTTGGTGATATTCGCCACGTTACGCCTGTTGAAGTGATGCCCGAAATGTCGGCCTACACGATCTTCATTGATGGCATCTCCAAATCGTGGTCGGCGACGGGCTTGCGGGTTGGCTGGGTTGTAGCTCCGCCGCACATCACCGACCGCATCAAGGCCTTTTTGAATCACGTTGGCGCGTGGGCACCCCACCCAGAGCAAGAAGCCACCGCTCATATTTTGAATTCAATCGATGTGCTCGACAATTTCTATGCGCATATGCATAACGAAGTTCGCGCTCGCTTGAATTTGATCTACAACGCCGTGCAGGAAATGAAGGCCGCTGGTTTGCCAGTTGATGCAATTGCACCTCAAGGGGCGATTTATCTTTCCACCCAATTCGATTTGGTTGGCAAGAGCCTTGATGGCATGCCAATCACCAGCAATGCCCAAATTGGCGATATTTTGCTGGAGCAAGCAGGCGTGGCCTTGGTGCCATTCCAAGCCTTCGGCCTGCGCCAAGAAACCGGCTGGATGCGGCTCTCGGTTGGTGCGGTTTCAATCGCCGACGTTGAGCAATGTATCCCACGCATGCGAGCAATCTTGGAGCGCGTCAAGTAA
- a CDS encoding alpha/beta fold hydrolase, which translates to MKLIKRLALGLVLLLIIGIAGFVLWASNPAAAMPTASEALVSDQTVTVSEADWLIFEPSTTPTTGLIFYPGARVAPAAYAPLAHELAKAGYLVVIVPMPLNMAIFGSNRADAVLAAYPQIAHWALGGHSLGGAMAAKYTYDHPDTIDGLILLAAYPTASNSLAERELASSMIYASNDGLATLADIEAARPLMPSTTRWVEIQGGNHAQFGWYGEQSGDLPATISHAEQQQQTVQAALDVLQQLDQ; encoded by the coding sequence ATGAAGTTGATTAAACGCCTTGCGCTAGGCTTAGTTTTGCTGCTGATCATTGGGATTGCTGGCTTTGTGCTGTGGGCGAGTAATCCAGCCGCTGCCATGCCAACGGCCAGCGAAGCCTTAGTTTCTGACCAAACCGTCACGGTGTCAGAAGCTGATTGGCTGATTTTTGAGCCAAGCACCACTCCAACTACGGGCCTGATTTTCTACCCTGGGGCACGAGTTGCGCCTGCGGCTTATGCCCCGCTGGCCCATGAATTGGCCAAAGCTGGCTATTTGGTGGTAATTGTGCCAATGCCGCTGAATATGGCGATTTTTGGCTCTAACCGTGCCGATGCGGTGCTGGCGGCCTATCCGCAGATTGCGCATTGGGCGCTTGGCGGCCACTCGTTGGGTGGTGCAATGGCCGCGAAATATACCTATGATCATCCCGATACAATCGATGGCCTGATTCTGCTGGCGGCCTACCCGACGGCCTCGAACAGCTTGGCTGAGCGTGAGCTAGCTAGCAGCATGATTTATGCAAGCAACGATGGCTTGGCAACCTTGGCCGATATTGAAGCAGCCCGCCCATTAATGCCTAGCACGACCCGTTGGGTGGAAATTCAAGGCGGCAATCATGCCCAATTTGGCTGGTATGGTGAGCAATCGGGCGATTTGCCCGCCACAATTAGCCATGCTGAGCAACAACAGCAAACTGTGCAAGCTGCGCTAGACGTATTGCAACAACTTGATCAATAA
- a CDS encoding endo alpha-1,4 polygalactosaminidase yields the protein MRRYWLIGIGLALVVASVLFARPLSQRAFVPIAQRNSWWQPSVNSTMQLQFTGTPLNLGVDVTVYDLDLFDTSSATVSQLHSQGRKVVCYINVGAWEDWRDDAASFPSSVLGNDYDGWPGEKWLDIRQIDLLAPIMRARMDSCKNKGFDGIEPDNINGYQNNTGFPLTANDQLIFNRWLANEAHNRGLSIGLKNDSEQISELIDYYDWALTEDCFDQGWCAELSPFIAAGKPVFAVEYTDTGIQTSQFCPQARQLGINAMLKHRELDAYRVGCEQ from the coding sequence ATGCGCCGTTATTGGTTGATTGGGATTGGCTTGGCCTTGGTGGTAGCCTCGGTGCTGTTTGCGCGTCCGCTCAGCCAACGGGCTTTTGTACCGATCGCCCAACGCAATTCATGGTGGCAACCAAGCGTCAATTCGACCATGCAACTTCAATTTACGGGCACGCCGCTGAATCTTGGAGTTGACGTAACGGTCTATGATTTGGATTTGTTTGATACCAGCAGCGCGACGGTGAGCCAACTGCATAGCCAAGGCCGCAAAGTTGTGTGCTATATCAATGTTGGCGCTTGGGAAGATTGGCGCGATGATGCCGCTTCGTTTCCGAGTAGTGTGTTGGGCAACGATTATGATGGCTGGCCAGGTGAAAAATGGCTTGATATTCGTCAAATTGATTTGCTTGCGCCAATTATGCGAGCACGCATGGATTCGTGTAAAAACAAAGGCTTTGATGGCATCGAGCCAGATAATATCAATGGCTACCAAAATAATACTGGGTTTCCCTTGACCGCTAACGATCAGTTGATTTTTAATCGCTGGCTGGCTAACGAAGCGCATAACCGTGGCCTATCGATTGGCCTAAAAAACGATTCCGAGCAAATCAGCGAACTGATCGATTATTACGATTGGGCATTAACTGAAGATTGTTTTGATCAAGGCTGGTGTGCCGAATTAAGCCCATTTATCGCCGCAGGCAAGCCTGTTTTTGCGGTTGAATATACTGATACTGGTATTCAAACCAGCCAATTTTGCCCGCAAGCCCGCCAATTAGGAATTAATGCCATGCTCAAACATCGCGAACTCGATGCTTATCGAGTTGGCTGTGAACAGTAG
- a CDS encoding UDP-N-acetylmuramoyl-L-alanyl-D-glutamate--2,6-diaminopimelate ligase — translation MKSFAELLLHITHQASGDHHVAISNVAYDSRKVTPGALFVAIKGVHVDGHRYIATALEQGAVAVVYDDPNQAPPTTIPSALVADAKVALSPIAAAFYDYPAQQLEVVGITGSKGKTTTTFLTAAALEASGELVGFMSTVDFKIGQRQWANKTRQSTPEALEIQAMLREMVEAGCRYAVVESTSHGLSPRWNRLGDCAYDVALITNVTHEHLDYHGTVEQYRADKAQLFQLLATSLSQKSILGQTTPVEKVAIVNADDPHAAQFRVAAGDQVRHLSYAIHAEADLRATEIVSTSKGLRFSAITPQGTFALNLQLVGTFYVYNVLAALSVCVARGVDLAAAIQRLEAIPGINGRMEQVELGQPFSVLVDYAHNPDSFEQVMSMLRPLTQGRLIAVFGSAGERDLAKRPIQGQIAAKWCDLLYLTDEDPRAEDSLQILQEIAAGAQAQGKIIDHNCWLIPDRRTAIEQALATAQAGDVVLLLGKGHEGNIIYANGDIEWNEHAEAERALQVLGYIKR, via the coding sequence ATGAAATCGTTCGCTGAACTTTTGCTGCATATTACCCATCAAGCGTCCGGTGATCATCACGTTGCAATTAGCAATGTGGCCTATGATTCGCGCAAAGTTACCCCTGGAGCGCTATTTGTGGCGATCAAAGGGGTGCATGTTGATGGCCATCGTTATATTGCAACTGCCTTGGAGCAAGGCGCGGTGGCAGTGGTTTATGATGATCCCAATCAAGCGCCACCTACTACAATTCCCTCAGCTTTGGTTGCTGATGCTAAGGTTGCGCTCTCGCCGATTGCCGCAGCCTTTTATGATTATCCGGCCCAACAATTAGAAGTTGTGGGGATTACTGGCTCGAAAGGCAAAACGACGACCACCTTTTTAACTGCTGCGGCTTTAGAAGCCAGCGGCGAGTTGGTGGGCTTTATGAGCACCGTCGATTTTAAAATTGGCCAGCGCCAATGGGCCAACAAAACCCGCCAATCGACCCCCGAAGCTTTGGAAATTCAGGCAATGCTGCGCGAGATGGTCGAGGCTGGTTGTCGCTATGCCGTGGTCGAAAGCACGTCGCATGGTCTCTCGCCACGCTGGAATCGGCTGGGCGATTGTGCTTATGATGTGGCTTTGATTACTAATGTGACCCATGAGCACCTTGATTATCATGGCACGGTTGAGCAATATCGTGCTGATAAAGCCCAGCTGTTTCAGTTGCTCGCCACTAGCCTCAGCCAAAAATCGATCCTTGGTCAAACAACGCCAGTCGAAAAAGTCGCAATCGTTAATGCCGATGATCCCCATGCAGCCCAATTTCGGGTGGCAGCTGGCGATCAGGTGCGGCATTTGAGCTATGCAATTCATGCTGAGGCCGATCTCCGCGCTACCGAAATTGTCTCAACTAGCAAGGGCTTGCGGTTTAGCGCAATCACGCCGCAAGGCACATTTGCACTTAATTTGCAATTAGTTGGCACGTTTTATGTTTACAATGTGTTGGCGGCACTGAGCGTGTGTGTGGCGCGAGGCGTTGATCTGGCGGCAGCAATTCAGCGGCTTGAGGCAATTCCAGGCATCAACGGGCGCATGGAGCAAGTTGAGCTTGGCCAGCCATTTAGCGTGCTGGTTGATTATGCCCATAACCCCGATTCATTTGAGCAAGTGATGAGTATGCTGCGGCCCTTGACTCAAGGTCGTTTGATTGCGGTATTTGGCTCAGCAGGTGAGCGCGATCTGGCCAAGCGCCCGATTCAAGGCCAAATTGCCGCCAAATGGTGCGATTTGCTCTACCTCACCGATGAAGATCCACGGGCCGAGGATTCACTACAGATTTTGCAGGAAATTGCTGCTGGCGCACAGGCTCAGGGCAAAATTATTGATCACAATTGCTGGCTTATTCCCGACCGTCGGACTGCAATTGAGCAAGCACTGGCGACCGCCCAAGCTGGCGATGTGGTGCTCTTGCTGGGTAAGGGCCACGAAGGCAATATCATCTATGCCAACGGCGACATCGAATGGAACGAGCATGCCGAGGCCGAACGCGCATTACAAGTCTTGGGCTACATCAAGCGATAA
- a CDS encoding peptidoglycan bridge formation glycyltransferase FemA/FemB family protein: MSFALRELDAAQWSAELAANPAVHLLQRAEWGQLKAQFGWQPQRIAIYNQHGFCAGAQVLWRSQYGLRVAYVPRGPIWSADQAANRLLLQSLERLARKRWATFLRLEPNLLDAGAADQLHSELLLAGYEQSRSMQPSASIHLDLQPELANLQAQCSKGHRADVRRAERQGVTIRVGTTEADLDQFYAIMQATSQRANFGIHSREYYAQAWRLFGGDQADGAARLLIAEREGRVIGSFLVFAQGAEAQYMYSGTNEEGLKFAASHALQWAAITWAKQRGCSLYDFWGIPEAFLALEATTEPAERERLEQAAQATGMAGVYRFKKGWGGQPVRYLPAYDRVFLRPAYWLWQRRRSE, encoded by the coding sequence GTGAGTTTTGCGCTACGCGAGCTTGATGCCGCTCAATGGTCGGCAGAACTAGCGGCCAACCCCGCTGTGCATCTTTTGCAACGCGCTGAATGGGGCCAACTCAAAGCTCAATTTGGTTGGCAACCCCAACGGATTGCAATCTACAACCAGCATGGGTTTTGCGCCGGAGCACAGGTTTTGTGGCGTTCGCAATATGGTTTGCGGGTGGCCTATGTGCCGCGTGGCCCAATTTGGTCAGCTGATCAGGCCGCCAATCGTTTGTTGTTGCAAAGCTTAGAGCGCTTGGCTCGCAAACGTTGGGCGACATTTTTGCGCTTGGAGCCAAATCTGCTTGATGCTGGAGCCGCTGATCAACTGCATTCTGAGCTGTTGCTGGCGGGCTACGAGCAATCGCGCAGTATGCAACCAAGCGCCTCAATTCACCTCGATCTTCAACCAGAGTTGGCGAACTTGCAAGCCCAGTGTAGCAAAGGCCATCGCGCTGATGTACGCCGTGCCGAGCGTCAGGGTGTAACCATTCGAGTTGGCACAACCGAGGCCGATCTTGATCAGTTTTATGCGATTATGCAAGCCACCAGCCAACGCGCCAATTTTGGCATTCACAGCCGCGAGTATTATGCGCAGGCTTGGCGTTTGTTTGGCGGCGATCAAGCTGATGGCGCAGCACGGTTGCTGATCGCTGAGCGCGAAGGCCGCGTAATTGGCAGCTTTTTGGTGTTTGCTCAAGGCGCTGAAGCCCAATATATGTATAGTGGCACGAATGAAGAAGGCTTGAAATTTGCCGCCAGCCATGCCTTGCAATGGGCTGCAATTACTTGGGCTAAACAACGCGGCTGCTCGCTTTACGATTTTTGGGGCATTCCCGAGGCCTTTTTGGCGCTTGAAGCCACGACTGAACCAGCGGAACGTGAACGCTTGGAGCAAGCGGCTCAAGCAACCGGCATGGCAGGAGTCTATCGCTTTAAAAAAGGCTGGGGCGGTCAACCAGTCCGCTATCTGCCAGCCTATGATCGCGTTTTCTTGCGTCCGGCGTATTGGCTTTGGCAGCGCCGTCGCTCTGAATAG
- a CDS encoding PIG-L family deacetylase, translating to MYQHICLSPHFDDAALSLGGALAGWQAAGEPCLIVTICSAPPSGELNSFAAYLHERWGAASDPIAIRRAEDQAAAQRLGADLLFLEQHDAIYRHAAYDSAAAIFGTPIADDLLWTSLTSQLQALAQQYPNATWYAPLAVGNHVDHQITHGVAAKVLANLRWYEDLPYSARNNARDQRLAEVQPILDQVIAIDQTLAIKLASVADYASQIFELFGTVAAMEQELSTYAASVAEQGFAERLWRGGQV from the coding sequence ATGTATCAACACATTTGTTTATCGCCGCATTTCGATGATGCAGCGCTCTCGCTTGGCGGAGCATTGGCCGGTTGGCAGGCCGCTGGCGAACCTTGTTTGATCGTCACCATTTGTAGTGCTCCGCCCAGTGGCGAACTCAATAGTTTTGCGGCTTATCTGCACGAACGTTGGGGCGCTGCCAGCGATCCAATTGCGATTCGTCGCGCCGAAGATCAAGCCGCTGCCCAGCGCCTCGGAGCCGATTTACTATTTCTTGAGCAACACGACGCAATCTATCGCCATGCTGCTTATGATTCAGCCGCCGCCATTTTTGGCACACCGATTGCCGATGATTTGCTTTGGACTAGTCTTACCAGCCAACTTCAAGCTCTCGCCCAGCAATATCCCAACGCAACCTGGTACGCACCCTTGGCGGTGGGCAATCACGTCGATCATCAAATTACTCATGGCGTAGCGGCCAAAGTGCTAGCAAATCTGCGCTGGTATGAAGATTTGCCCTATTCGGCCCGCAATAATGCACGTGATCAACGCTTGGCTGAAGTGCAACCAATCCTCGATCAAGTGATTGCGATTGATCAAACGTTGGCGATCAAGCTGGCCTCAGTTGCCGATTACGCTAGCCAAATCTTTGAATTATTTGGCACAGTTGCGGCGATGGAGCAAGAACTGAGCACGTATGCGGCAAGTGTGGCCGAACAAGGCTTTGCTGAACGCTTATGGCGAGGAGGCCAAGTGTGA